In Ananas comosus cultivar F153 linkage group 7, ASM154086v1, whole genome shotgun sequence, the sequence TATAATTATCCTCCAATGCcacctaaattttttttccagcCCAAATGTGCCACTCTGTGTATACTATCTCAGATGATAGTGTATGTTTTGGTATAGGTTACCGAAGTATCATGCTGTGGGTAAAATTGACAACATTTTTATGGTCAACCTTTTTTCAGGCTACTTCTAATGGAGAACCATCCAACCACGTTAATGGCAGTCAGCTCTTTGCAGAAAGGTCCGAGCTTTGGAAACCTTTAAATTGTCTTGTTGAAGCTGCCAACAGAACGAAGTCTCTAAAATCCGGCCCACAAAGTCCTAATATCAAGGATGAGCAACTTAATGGCCCTGATACTGATGGGCACATCCACAGAGCAAAGGTTAGGGAGCATTCACAGAAGTCCAAAGTACAGGATGGAAAGAATGGAAGTGTTTTTACTCCTGCAGCAACATTCAGAGCTAAAAGAGCTCAAGGAATAAGCCGGAAAAGGAGGGAACGTGGAGCTTCTGCTCATTCCTTGCTTGGTGCAGCAGCTGCTCATGGTCAACGGAGGTTCAATCCAATTTGGTTCTCATTAATAGCCTCTTTTGATCAGTGagtaacttttttctttttctgcaaATTTGGAAGTAGTAATCTTGTTTTTAGTTGTCACGTTTTGTGTTTACTGAtctttcttatttattatttatatgctCTTTTAGGAAAGGAGATCCTCCTTTACCGCAGATACCTACAAATTATTTGAGAATCAAGTGAGTTATTCCTTCTAAGCATTGGTTATGTAGTGTTATATCTAAAGtagcttcttttttattttaatgtttaTTATCTAGATTTTTCTGTTTCTTCTGTGAGAAAATAACTTCATACTAAATACAGCCTCTAACTGGAAGCTGGTAAACCATAGTATACATGTCCAACTAGTTTCAACCTAGATGAGAATAGGAGGATGATGTTTTTTAGGTTTTGTTGTTGAACAGGGTATTCTTGTCTCCTGTCAAATTCTTTTAGGATATTTTGCTTGCTGCTAAGGCTTTGATGGAATGCATTAGCTGAGCTTTCTACGAATTGATTGAAAGATCAACTTTAGAAGTAGATTTGTGGATAAATTGCTATGAGTCAAGTTCTGTAACAAGCAGTTAGACTGAGGATATCTCAATAAATGGGACATGATGTAAGATATACTTTAGATGCACGGAGGAGCATGAgtaaatgagaaaatgagagagattCAGCATTGTTGAGGCACTGTAACTTTATTCTCTAGAAATACTTCGAATagaaatgcatttaaaaatGGATGACGCACTTGCATTTTGTAGTTCTATTGAACATGTTTGTTGAGTTTGCATTTTACTCCAGGCTGTCTGCTATATTTAAGAAGGAAAATGTGTGGAATATCATCCATTTGATTCAGCTTTTAAGTTTGCTCGATAGGATTTAGATTTACAGCTTGTATGGGGACCTATTATTCGCTCTCAAATACATTTATCTAGATAACCCTATTGGTTAAAGTAGTCTATCAAGATAtaaatccatatatatatatatattgataagaAAAATTCATGGAAATTTCTATTGTTCatgattttttcaaaatatatttcatgTCAATTAAGTATTTGTGATGATATTTGTCATGAAACTAAGTCAAAGACAATGTACGAGAATGTTTGGCAGGTGAAAATTTCCAAACTTGGACCCGCAACTCACTCGCTCATCTACTCGGAAAAGTTTGAATGGTTTATAATTTTCATCTGGTTAGTTGTGGGTGACCTCAAAACACCCAGATGGCAGTTGGATCCGATTTGGTCTTGCCACTTCCAATATTATGGCTTGTGAATTATGTACTAGTGTAGTTTTAGTTTATGATTTAAcgtctaagttatatatattcaaactaTGCAGGAAGGAAGGGAATCAGATTTGGCAGCTAACTGGAAAATATATCAGATATTGGAGTACCACAAAACCATGATTTTCTGAATAGAACCTCTTCTTTCATTGCCTGtcttaaattttagcaaaaagCACCCTATTCTTGAACATTGTTTCCATCATCAGGCTTGTATGAATCCATATGATTTCGACTGTTTTGGTCCTTGTCTTTATTCTGTTTTGGTCCTTGTCTTTATCCACGCCTCTTGATATTTAATGCAGTGGATTTGCGTTGGGGGATTTTGTCTAACTACAAAGTGATTTGACTTCATGTGTCAACGACTTTTATTGTCCTTGATTCCTAAACATATGTTAAATTGTTGTAAAGATCTATGCTGTGAAACATGAAGATTATCAAAGTTTGACACATGAAAGCCCTTTAACGAGTATGTTTTTTACTTGCATGTAGCTCAATTCTTTGGAGCTAACTAATTTGTTGACTATTGAGCATTAATATGCATAGGTATTTGTTGCTCTATGCTTAATGTATTATTGGTTTTGCAAATGGCTCATTCATGCTTATACTTTTTAGAGACGGCAACATTCCTGCTTCCTTCATCAAAAAGTACCTTGTGCAGAAACTTAATCTTTCAAATGAAGCTGAGGTGAGTTCTCAATTTCCTTTCAGTATTGGTGGATATTCTTGTTTGGACTGCTAAGTTTCATATTATGATTGtgaagaataattttttttgtttttgttttggcaAAATTGCCTTCTATCTTAAATTGTATCATAGTTGCACAATGAGATGCAATGTGCTCTGTGAGCATGCTATATATTGTGAACACGATAATTGCTATAAACTTAACTGATTCACTGTTAGAAAATGATTTTGGCTACCTTTTCTAACATATGTAAAAAATCCATGTGATCCCCACGATCCTAGTAGAAAGATTGTTCGGTTGCTAGTTAACGTAGTCTCTATGATGAAGTGTTAGTAATGTTTGTGCAATAACATTCTGAAATACAGAGAAAACATTTCAACATTGTTTTTGACAACAGTACCTAGTTTTTACCACAAATTATAAGATGCCTAAGCAACTTGCAAGgtaatatattttcaatatacTGCGGAATATATACAGTAAGGTTGGAGCCCTTAAGAGTTGCCGAGATTACAAGTGGCTATTTGCCAAGCCCAAGTTCTATTTTGCATTTTATTGTCAGCAAAAACAAACACCTGCCTTCTTCATTAATGTGGATAATGAGCggaaaaaagggggggaaaacAACATTAAGAGATATTAAATAAAACAGAGAAGAGCATGAGGTGCAAAGAGGGATCTGGAGGAGGTTGTGTTAGGTCATCTTGTGATCATCAGGACAACCAATGTAATATCTCTTAGTCACTTTAAACAATTCTCCATTGCAGATTATGATTTATCTGTTAATCAATATTGTTTTCATGTTAACTCATCTTGCATTCCCCATTAAGCTAACTTTTACCTGCTTTACTGTCAACATGCCTTTCCTTTTTTTGCTCGTTTCTTTTTCTAATAGTGATTGTCATAGTTATTCATAGCCTTAGAGTATTTTCTTAACAAAGCAAGATTACTAAGGCTGCGGAAGCTAATCTCGATAGCTTCTTTTTTGCGGTTTTCATTATGAGTGactaagatatttttaatttctgatTACAGGTGGAAATTACATGTCGAGGACAGCTAGTAGAGCCGACACTGACTCTTCAGAACCTAGTAGAAATATGGCTAAGAGGGGGATCAACAGAGAGAGTGCAAGCTCCAGTTGGAACGTCCGCCAAGGACATCGTGATGGTGCTAACCTATGGGCGGTCGAAGTCTTCACTATCCTGATCCAAAACTCGCGCTGCCACAATGTCTAATTCTTCGCTATTCTTTCTAGGTGGTTTAAGGActctttgcctttttttttttttttatatatcttatAGATGCAATGGGCTCACACTTCCAGTTAGCCTTTGTGCAAAATTATGTATCCATTGTCAATCgatgtttaattttattaggacatgcatttttattttatttttagtataatGTAAGTGAAAAATGTAATGATGTAATGGCTCTTTACAGGTTGCAACAGTTCCTTTGTCTCTTTTGTCTGTTTTCGTCTCGTCTCTTTCTTTTTCGCTCCAATGAAACCATTGTGTATGTAGTCGAGTGGAGTTATGTACTCTTATCGCTATCAGCAAATCACATAATGACATGTCTCGctgataattttatataatgagtattttagtaattttaagaAGAAAACAAATGCAACAAAATAGTTTTGTGTGTTACTTCGCCACGACTCACCATACATCAACGTACCTTGGTTTATATTTGAagttcttttgaattttatgttGTTGGGGTTGCTTTTTGTTTAGCATGTTTCATGTCCTCGTAGTTATGATCCGTCatcagtttatttatttttcatatctatctCTACATACAAAAATGACATTGTTCCCTTGCTAATGCCTACGGGAGAAATGCGGCTAATGTAGCCAACTATATTTCAAATTCGCAAtgcgaaatttaatttgaacaaaTGCAAGTATTAATGAAAATGAATCCCAGAGATGCACCATCTCTGGATTCATGCATCTAGATCCCATACACATCCTCACAATTAATTATCACCGAAGCGCGCCGTAAATGAGCTATAATTTAACTACATTTAAAGCACGCCGATCTTCGATATCCACGGGTCCACAAAAGGAAAGAGCCTCACAATAGAAAGCCGAACCCTAATCGACAATCGGCGACGACGAAAAGACCGGACTGCCCCTTACTCCTCACCTAATCTATTCTTAAGGTACAATTCCGCCGCCGAGCAATGCTTCGCGTAT encodes:
- the LOC109713029 gene encoding E3 ubiquitin protein ligase DRIP2-like → MERGGAAAAAAAAAAEAAEAAVMVKREVIVARVTCPLCKRLLRDATTISECLHTFCKKCIFEKLSDEETDCCPVCNIDLGCTPIEKLRPDHSLQDIRSKIFPFKRRKVEAPEAVTLPLRRKEKSLSSLVVSTPKVSTPAGFTGRRTKAIPRRTSALRGLGPIVSESVKQEHENADRREEKSSSPDTMSKMAQNKRQATSNGEPSNHVNGSQLFAERSELWKPLNCLVEAANRTKSLKSGPQSPNIKDEQLNGPDTDGHIHRAKVREHSQKSKVQDGKNGSVFTPAATFRAKRAQGISRKRRERGASAHSLLGAAAAHGQRRFNPIWFSLIASFDQKGDPPLPQIPTNYLRIKDGNIPASFIKKYLVQKLNLSNEAEVEITCRGQLVEPTLTLQNLVEIWLRGGSTERVQAPVGTSAKDIVMVLTYGRSKSSLS